The Aspergillus flavus chromosome 2, complete sequence region ACGCCTCATTCCAGCAGTTAGAAAAGGTCAGTCGTGGCACCATCCGAACAGGTAATTATTGGCTAACGATTTCCAGTTGGGGGAAGGAACATATGCGACAGTTTGTTCCGCAATTGTGCGCCACCAACCATCTCCGCCAGCTGACTGAAGCTACCCTAGGTCTTCAAAGGTCGCAACAACCAAACAGGAGAAATGGTCGCATTAAAAGAGATCCACCTCGACACAGAAGAAGGGACGCCCTCCACCGCGATTCGCGAGATCTCCCTGATGAAAGAGCTCCAGCACGAGAACATCCTGTCGCTGTACGATGTCGTGCACACCGAGAACAAGCTCATGTTAGTCTTTGAATACATGGACAAGGATCTCAAACGTTATATGGATACCTACGGCAATCGCGGCCAGCTCGAACCGGGCATCATTAAATCCTTTGTCTACCAGCTACTCCGAGGCGTCGCGCATTGCCACGAGAACCGGATTCTGCATCGCGATCTCAAGCCTCAGAACCTGCTCATTAACACTAAGGGCCAGTTAAAACTAGCTGATTTCGGCTTAGCCAGAGCCTTCGGTATCCCAGTCAACACCTTTTCCAACGAAGTCGTCACGCTTTGGTATCGCGCGCCGGACGTGCTCCTCGGTAGTCGCAGCTACAACACTAGTATTGACATTTGGTCAATCGGTTGTATTCTAGCAGAGATGTACACAGGACGCCCGCTATTCCCAGGAACCACGAATGAAGACCAGCTGCTAAAGATTTTCCGCGTGATGGGCACGCCATCGGAGATCTCTTGGCCCGGGATTTCCAAATTCCCGGAATACAAGCCTGACTTCCCAGTCTATGCGACGCAGGATCTGCGGCAGGTTGTTTCGCGAATCGACCACTTGGGCGTCGATTTGCTGAGGCGCATGTTGCAAATGCGGCCGGAGATGCGGATCAGCGCGGCGAGCGCATTGAAGCATGCGTGGTTCAATGATATTCCTCGGCCAATACCGTCGAATGCTCAATAGTAGCTACAACTTgcgttctcttttctttctgttatCCTCCATTGCTAAGCTAAATAGAACTGACGAGGACTGTAAGGAATGACGATCTCCTTTGCGCAAACCATAAACATAATCAATACTAGCTAAACATCATTCTGGTTTCAAtaattcaaaaaaaaaaactaacCATTAAACTCGGATCACCTCCATTAACCACATCCACTaccctccacccccaagaAAACCCCAGACTAACAAACCGTCAAAATCAAATCCACCCCCGCCCTCTGATTCCCAACCCTCGACCCAGCAGGCGGCACCCCCCTCTCCCAAATAATATCCGTAACCTCCCCATCCAAAAACACCCTACTCCCCCGAAACGGATCCCCAAAAACATCCGACAAATCATACCAAACCCGATCCGCGACCAGGTTATACGCGAAGATCGTCTGCGGCGCCGAGGTCTCGAGCCCGTTCGGCACAGTCGTGAGCTTAATGCCCACGCCGCCGGTCTGGGAATCGCGCCTGAATGTCTCGGCGTAGAGGGCGCCTTGGGTCATGTTTTGTTGCTCGCTGACGGTTGAGGAGACGGACCAGAGGTAGACGGGGAATGCGCAGTTGTTGCGGACGATTGCGTGGCCG contains the following coding sequences:
- a CDS encoding negative regulator of the PHO system (unnamed protein product); the encoded protein is MASTPHASFQQLEKLGEGTYATVFKGRNNQTGEMVALKEIHLDTEEGTPSTAIREISLMKELQHENILSLYDVVHTENKLMLVFEYMDKDLKRYMDTYGNRGQLEPGIIKSFVYQLLRGVAHCHENRILHRDLKPQNLLINTKGQLKLADFGLARAFGIPVNTFSNEVVTLWYRAPDVLLGSRSYNTSIDIWSIGCILAEMYTGRPLFPGTTNEDQLLKIFRVMGTPSEISWPGISKFPEYKPDFPVYATQDLRQVVSRIDHLGVDLLRRMLQMRPEMRISAASALKHAWFNDIPRPIPSNAQ
- a CDS encoding Bys1 family protein, with the translated sequence MHFPLTLLTTLTTTLLSLPPLTPANPLPKPQNQTNYQNQTSSQNQTQTQTHQLGHAIVRNNCAFPVYLWSVSSTVSEQQNMTQGALYAETFRRDSQTGGVGIKLTTVPNGLETSAPQTIFAYNLVADRVWYDLSDVFGDPFRGSRVFLDGEVTDIIWERGVPPAGSRVGNQRAGVDLILTVC